Proteins from a single region of Rhinolophus sinicus isolate RSC01 linkage group LG13, ASM3656204v1, whole genome shotgun sequence:
- the LOC109456266 gene encoding beta-defensin 119: MKFLFLFLAIFLAMEPVVSGSGRHILRCMGNGGICRTSCKKAEHPYFYCRNYQPCCLQSYMKINISGREDEK; the protein is encoded by the exons ATGAAGTTTCTATTCCTGTTTCTTGCCATCTTTCTGGCCATGGAACCAGTGGTATCAG GCAGCGGACGTCACATCCTTCGATGCATGGGTAACGGGGGAATCTGTAGAACCTCTTGCAAAAAGGCTGAACACCCCTACTTCTATTGCAGAAATTATCAACCATGCTGCCTCCAGTCCTACATGAAGATAAACATTTCCGGCAGAGAGGATGAAAAATGA